The region CGTAGATATCGGGCGCCGCAAGGCGGGCGTCGATGGCGGTCTTCTTTTCATTGCATTTGGCAATCTGTTCTTCCAGGCGCTTGATGCGCGATTCGATCGGCTTTTTCAAGCCAGCGAGGCGCTGGCGTTCGCCGGCGTCGAGACGCTTTTGTTCGCGCCGGTCGCCGGCAGGCGCTGCGGCCACGACCGGTTCCGCCGCTTTCCGCTCGACCTTCGGTTCGGCTTTCGGCTTCGCCGCAGCAGCTTGGGCCGCTTCCGTTGCGCTGTTCTTGGCGGCCAGCTTGGTCTTGAACAGCCAATCGCGGTAATCGTCGAGATCGCCGTCGAAGGGTTGCAGCTTGCCGTCGGCGACGATCAGGAACTGGTCGGTGGTGGCGCGCAGCAGATGTCTATCATGGGAGACCAAAACGAGCGTGCCCTCGAATTGCGCCAGCGCCATGGTCAGCGCTTCCCGCGTTTCCAGGTCCAGATGGTTGGTCGGTTCATCGAGCAGCAGCAGGTTGGGGCGTTGCCAGACGATCAGCGCGAGCGCGAGGCGCGCCTTTTCACCGCCGGAAAACGGCGCGATGCTCGACGATGCCATGTTGCCGTTGAAGTTGAAGCTGCCGAGGAAGTTGCGCAGTTCCTGCTCGCGCACGTCCGGCGCGATGCGCGCCAGATGCCATAGCGGCGATTCGTCGTGACGCAGCATTTCGACCTGATGCTGGGCGAAGTAACCGATGACCAGGCCCTTGCCGAACTGGGCAGTGCCGGCGATCGGCGACAGCTCGTTGGCGATGGTCTTGATCAGCGTCGATTTGCCGGCGCCGTTGACGCCGAGCAGGCCGATGCGCTGGCCGGTCTGCAGCGAGAAGTCGATGCCGCCGACGATCACTTTCTCGGTGGTTTCGTAGGTTTCAGGATCTTCGCTGCGATAGCCGGCGTTGACCTTTTCCATCACCAGCAATGGATTCGGCGCCGACAACGGTTCGCGGAATTCAAATGAAAACTCGGCGGCAGCGCGCAAGGGCGCCAGCTCTTCCATCTTCGCCAGCGCCTTCATGCGGCTTTGGGCTTGCCTTGCCTTGCTTGCCTTCGCCTTGAAGCGATCGATGAACGAGTGCAAATGCGCGCGCTGGCGCATCTGCTTCTCGATCATGCCGGCCGCGAGTTCGAGTTGGGCGGCGCGCTGGCGTTCGAAGGCGGAGTAGTTGCCGGAATAGCGTTTCAGCTTGCGCTCGTCGATATGCACGATCACGTTGACCACGCCGTCGAGGAAGTCGCGATCATGGGAAATGATGATCAGGGTGCCTGCATAGCGTTTGAGCCAGTCTTCCAGCCAGATGATGGCGTCCAGATCCAGGTGATTGGTCGGTTCATCGAGCAGCAGCAAATCGGACGGACACATCAGCGCCTGCGCCAGATTCAGGCGCATGCGCCAGCCGCCGGAAAAACTTGCCACCGGACGCTCCATCTGCTCCAGCGTGAAGCCCAGGCCGAGCAACAGTTGCTCGGCGCGCGAACGCACCGTGTAGACATCGGCGTCGGCCAGGGCGCCGTACAGTTCAGCGATGCGGATGCCGTTTTCGGCGCTTTCCGGTTCGGCTTCGGCGGCGGCCAGCTGGGCTTCCAGGCGACGCAAGGCGACGTCGCCGTCAATCGCGTATTCGACCGCGGGACGCTCGAGCGCCGGGGTCTCCTGGGCGACGTAGGCAACGCGCCATTTGGCCGGATAGTCGATGTTGCCCTGGTCGGCATGCAGTTCGCCGCGCAACATGGCGAACAGGCTGGATTTGCCGGCGCCGTTGGCGCCGATGAGGCCGATCTTGTCGCCCGGGTTGAGCGTGACGTCGACATTCTCCAGCAAGGGTTTAACGCCGCGGGCCAGGGTAACTTGCTGAAAACGAATCATCGTGAAACTGCAATCAAAGAAGAAAAAATCAGGTTGGAACGAAGTGGAGAAACGGGGCCTGAAGCGGCAGATCAGGCCAGATGCTGCAATTGATCCGCCGTCAGCAGGAACACCATGTCGTCACCGGCGCTGGTCGTGACCCAGGTCAATTCGAGGTCGGGGAAGGCGGCTTCGGCATAGGCGCGTTCGTTGCCGATTTCGACGATCAGCACGCCGTTCGGCGTCAGGCGCTGGGCTGCGCCCTTGACGATCTTGCGCACCAGGTCCATGCCGTCCTTGCCGCCGGCCAGCGCGATCTGCGGCTCCTGCAGGTATTCCTGCGGCAGCTTGCTCATGGAGTCCGAATTGACGTAGGGCGGATTGCTGATGATCAGGTCGTACTTGCGTGCGGGCAGTTTGGCATAGAGATCGGACTCGACCAGGTTGATGCGATCCCCCAGGTCGTAGTCGTCGACGTTGCGGCGCGCCACTTGCAGCGCTTCCGGTGAAATGTCGACAGCTTCGACGCGCGCCTGCGGGAAGGCATCGGCCATCAGGATAGGCAGGCAGCCGGAGCCGGTGCACAGGTCGAGGATGTTCTCGACTTGCGCAGGATCCTGCACCCACGGCGAAAAGTGTTCCGGAATCAGTTCTGCGATGAACGAACGCGGCACGATCACGCGTTCATCGACGAAGAAGCGATAGCCGCCCAGCCAGGCCTCGTTGGTGATGTAGGCGGCCGGCACGCGGTCTTCGGTACGGCGCATGATCACGCGCAGCAGATTGTCGATTTCGCCTTGCAGCAGGCGCGCATCGAGGAAAGGCTCGAGCTGGTCCAGCGGCAGCTTGAGCGTGTGCAGGATCAGGTAGGCGGCTTCATCGAAGGCGTTGTTGGTGCCGTGGCCGAAGAACAGCTTCTCGGTATTGAAGCTGGTGATGGCGTAGCGCAGGATGTCGCGCACGGTGGCGAAATTGTTTGGCGTCATGATCGATATTCTCGGTCTGTACATAATGAATAGGGCTAGGCTGGCTGGATACGCTGCGGAACTACAGCAACAGGTTTTCCATGGTGCGGCGATAAATGTTTTTCAGCGGATCGATGTAGCGCACCTCGATGTATTCGTCGATCTTGTGGATGCTGTCGTTGGGCGGCCCGAACTCGATGACCTGCGGGCAGATCTGCGCGATGAAGCGTCCGTCGGAGGTGCCGCCGGTGGTCGACAGTTCTGTATCGATGCCGGTCTCGGCCTTGATTGCCAGCGACAATGCGTCGCTCAGATTGCCGCGCGGCGTCAGGAACGGCAGGCCGCCGACGGTCCATTTCAGGTCGTAATCGAAGCCGTGCTTGTCGAGGATCGCATGCACGCGCTGTTGCAGGCCTTCAACCGTGCTGGCGGTCGAGAAACGGAAATTGAAGTCGATGACGACGTCGCCCGGGATCACGTTCGATGCCCCGGTGCCGCCGTGGATGTTCGACATCTGCCACGAAGTCGGCAGATAGTATTCGTTGCCGGCGTCCCATTTCTCTGCGACGAGTTCGGCCAGCGCCGGCGCCGCCAGGTGGATCGGGTTTTTCGCCAGTTGAGGATAGGCGATATGGCCCTGGATGCCCTTGACGGTGAGCTTGCCGGACATGGTGCCGCGGCGGCCGTTCTTGATCATGTCGCCCAGTTGCTTCGCCGATGTCGGTTCGCCGACGATGCAGTAGTCCAGCTGCTCGCCGCGCGCCTTGAGCTGGTTGCAGACGATCACGGTGCCGTCGGTGGCCGGACCTTCTTCGTCGCTGGTGATCAGGAAGCCGATCGAGCCCTTGTGATCGGGATGCGCGACGACGAACTCCTCGACGGCGACAACCATCGCCGCAATCGAGGTCTTCATGTCGGAGGCGCCGCGGCCGAACAGTTTGCCGTCGCGCTGCGTCGGCACGAACGGCGGCGATTGCCACTTGTCGGCCGGGCCGGTCGGCACCACGTCGGTGTGCCCGGCAAAGGCCAGCAGCGGCTGCGCCGTACCCTTGCGTGCCCACAGGTTGGTGACGTCGCCGGACTGGATGGTTTCGCAGACGAAACCGAGCGGCGCCAGCAGTTCAGCCAGGCGCGCCTGGCAGCCCTTGTCTTCCGGCGTCACGGAGGAGAGGGCAATCAGTTCCTGGGTCAGGGCAAGGGTTTTGCTCATGATGGATTCTTGAAATCAGTTCTTGAAAATCTGTTGATAAAGGTCTGCGGTAAAACCGACGTGCGTCGGTGCGCTGCCGGTCTCCAGCACCGGACGCTTGACGATGGACGGCAACTCGACGATGAGCGCGGTGGCGCTGGCGTTGTCGGTGATGCCGGCCTTGCGTTCCTCGGGCAGGCCGCGCCAGGTCGTGCCTTTGCGATTGATCAGCGTGTCCCAGGGGATGTCCTTGAGCCAGGTCTTCACCAGGCCGGCATCGAGACCGGCTTTCTTGAAATCGTGGAAGGTGTACGCAACGCCGTTGGCATCGAGCCAGGTGCGCGCCTTCTTGACCGTGTCGCAATTGGGAATGCCGTAGAGAGTGACTTGCTTGCTCATGAAATCAACATCCTGTTTTACAAAAAGTGAAGGCCGGCGTCATGCATGCCGGCCATATCTCTTGGTTTGCTGCAAACGAAATTGCCGGCACGCGCCGGCAATTCGTGGCGCCGTGATGCGGCTTAAGCGCCGCGCAGCAGTTCGTTGATCGACGTCTTCGAACGGGTTTGCGCATCGACCTTCTTGACGATGATCGCAGCGTACAGGCTGTACTTGCCGTCCTTCGACGGCAGATTGCCCGGCACCACGACGGAGCCGGCAGGCACGCGGCCGTAATGCACTTCGCCGGTTTCGCGATCGTAAATCTTGGTCGACTGGCCAATGTACACGCCCATCGACAGCACTGAGTTTTCTTCGATGATCACGCCTTCGACGACTTCCGAACGGGCGCCGATGAAGCAGTTGTCTTCGATGATGACCGGACCGGCTTGCACAGGCTCGAGCACGCCGCCGATGCCGACGCCGCCGGACAGGTGGACGTTCTTGCCGATCTGTGCGGCGGAACCGACGGTGGCCCATGTATCGACCATTGCGCCTTCATCGACATAAGCGCCGATGTTGACGTAGGACGGCATCAGCACGACGTTCTTGCCGATGAAGGAGCCGTGACGCGCAACGGCAGGCGGCACCACGCGGAAGCCGCCCTTGGCGAAATCTTCAGCGGTGTAGTTGGCGAACTTGGTCGGGACCTTGTCGTAGAACTGCGGATAGCCGGGAATGCCGGAGCCGACCGGGACGTTGTCTTCCAGGCGGAACGACAGCAGGATGGCTTTCTTGACCCATTGGTTGACTTGCCATTGGCCGACGCTTTGGCGATCGGCCACGCGCAGGGTGCCTTCATTCAGGCCGGCGATGACTTCCGCCACGGCGTTGCGGATATCGGCAGGTGCAGTCTTCGGCGACAGGCTGGCGCGGTCTTCCCACGCCTGATCGATGATTTGCTGGATAGATTGGGTCATCTTGTTTTATCTAGGTTGAAAATGAATAAAAACCGAGGCTCGCTGCGTCAATGCGTCCATGCTTTATGCGGAACCTCGGGTGGCGGCAGATCCGGAAGAAACTCAGGCAGCCGCCAGCTTGCGTGTGAAAGCGACAATGCGTTGCGCCGCTTCCAGGCATTCTTCCACTTCGGCGACCAGCGCCATGCGGATGCGTTGCTGGCCCGGATTGACGCCGTCGGCTTCGCGCGCCAGGTAACTGCCGGGCAATACCGTGACATTATATTCGGCATAGAGGCGCTTGGCGTATTCCGTATCGGTGATCGAGGCCAGTTTATCGACCTTTGCCCACAGATAGAAGCCGGCATCCGGCAGGGATACATCCAGCACTTCCTGCAGCAGCGGCGTCACCTGGCTGAATTTTTTGATGTATTTGGCGCGGTTTTCCTGCACATGGGTCTCGTCGTTCCAGGCGGCAATCGAGGCGTTCTGGATGGATGGGCTCATGGCGCCGCCGTGATAGGTGCGGTACAGCAGGAATTTCTTCAGGATCGCGGCGTCGCCGGCGACGAAGCCCGAGCGCATGCCGGGAACGTTGGAGCGCTTCGACAGGCTGGAGAAAGCAATCAGTCGATCATAGCCGCGGCCCAGCTTGTGGGCGGCTTCGAGGCCGCCCAGCGGGGCTTCTTCCTTGAAATAGATTTCCGAATAGCATTCATCGGAGGCGATCACGAAGCCGTAGCGATCGGACAGTTCAAACAGTTTCTTCCAGTCATCGAGCGACAGCACGGCGCCGGTCGGGTTGCCCGGCGAGCACAGGAACAGCAGCTTGACGCGCGGCCAGACATCGGCCGGAACCTGGCTGAAGTCTGGCGCGAAATTGCGCGCCGGATCGGAGTTGACGAAATAAGGCTGCGCACCCGACAAATAGGCCGAGCCTTCATAAATTTGATAGAACGGATTCGGACAGATCACCAGCGCATCTTTTTGCGATGGATCGACCACGGTTTGCGTCAGCGAGAACAGGGCTTCGCGCGAACCGTTGACCGGCAGCACCTGCGTGGCCGGATCGATTTTCGGCAAGCCGTAGCGGCGCTCCAGCCAGCCGGCGATAGCGCTGCGCAGCGCTTCCGAGCCGATCGTGGTGGGATAGGTCGCCAAGCCGGCCAGGTTGTCGGTCAGCGCTTGTTTGATGAACGCCGGCGTCGGATGCTTGGGTTCTCCGATACCGAGGCTGATGTGGCGATAGTCGGGATTGGGCGTGACGTCGGAAAACAGGTTCTTCAGTTTTTCGAAGGGGTAGGGCTGCAGCTTGTCGAGTAATGGGTTCACGATGGATTCACGGAGGCGCGTAGCTAGGGGTGGGATAGGGCGACATTATACTGAACAAGCGGCAGGTGGTCCGGACCTTTGGCGCTGACCGCGCCGGTGCTGTGGCAGTGCAGCAAATCGAACAATCGAAGGCGGGAAACCGCGCTATTCGCGTGATGTGCTTGCCGCGAAGTAAGTTATCGTGCGCAGTTCAAGAATAAATCTCCCCACATCTGGAACGAACGGAGTTGCAAGTATGAAAACATTAAGAGCGAAATTGCTGCTGGCGCTGGTCGTCATGTGGATCGGCCTGCTGGTGCTGGCGGCATGGTCGGCGCTCAACACCCGGCAAAACATGATCAACGAGCGCGAGGCCGGCCTCAAGCGCGTCGTTGAAACCGCCGAAGGCATCCTCAAAAGTTATGCAGCCGAAGTCGCCGCCGGCAAGACCACATTGGCAGATGCCCAGAAGCAGGCGCTGGAACGCATCGCCGCGATGCGTTACGACAACGACAACTACATCTTCGTCTTCGACTCCAAGCCGGTGGTGCTGATGCATCCGACCAACAAGAGCGTGGTCGGCAAGAATGTCGGCGATCGCAAGGACAGCGACGGCAAGCTGTACTACGTCGAAATGGTCAAGGTCGGCAAGGCGCAGCAGCGCGGCTACGTCAATTACATGGGGCGCCTGCCGGGCGCCGACGACACCAACCGCACGCAGAAAGTCAGCTACCTGATCTACTACCAGCCGTGGGACTGGCTGCTGGTGTCGGGCGTTTTCCTCAATGACGTGGAAAGCGATTTCTACAAGAACCTGCTGAAGCTGGCGGGCATCCTGATCGTGATCGGCGTTGCGGTATCCGCGATGATGCTGGCGATCATCCGCAACATCACGCGCAGCCTCGGCGGCGAACCGGCGTATGCGGTCGGCGTGGCGTCGCGCATTGCGTCCGGCGACCTGACCATGGCGATCAAGACGCGGGCGGGAGACAAGACTAGCCTGCTGTATGAAATGAGCGTGATGCGCGAGCGATTGTCGTCGGTGATCGGCGGCATCCGCACCGGCACCGATTCCATCGACACCGGCGCCAAGGAAATCGCCGCCGGCAACATGGATCTGTCCTCGCGCACCGAACAGCAGGCGGCGTCGCTGGAGGAAACCGCGTCCAGCATGGAAGAACTTACCTCGACCGTGAAGCAGAACGCCGACAATGCGCGCCAGGCAGGCCAGCTGGCCAACACGGCATCCGACATCGCGCGCCGCGGCGGCGACGTGGTCGGGCAGGTGGTCGACACCATGCAAGGCATCACGGAAAGCTCGCGCAAGATCGCCGACATCATCGGCGTGATCGACGGTATCGCGTTCCAGACGAATATCCTCGCTTTGAATGCGGCGGTGGAGGCCGCGCGGGCCGGTGAGCAGGGCCGCGGCTTCGCGGTGGTGGCTTCCGAAGTGCGCAGCCTGGCGCAGCGCAGCGCGCAGGCCGCCAAGGAAATCAAGCACCTGATCGACGATTCGGTAACGCGCGTCGACAGCGGGTCGGAGCTGGTGCAGCGCGCCGGACAGACCATGGGCGAAGTGGTCGACGCGGTCCAGCGCGTGACCGACATCATGGGTGAAATCTCCTCGGCGACCGAAGAGCAAAGCAGCGGCATCGGCCAGATCAATCTGGCGATTACGCAAATGGATCAGGCCACGCAGCAGAACGCTGCGCTGGTGGAGCAGGCTGCGGCTGCAGCCGGTTCGCTGGAAGAGCAGGCGCGCCGCCTCAAGGATGCCGTGGCGTTCTTCCAGGCTGAAAGTGTTGCCGCTACTGCCGTTGCAGCGGCGCCGGTCGTTCGCGCCGCCGCGCCTGCGTCTGCGCCGCGGGTCGCGCCGAAAGCTCCCGCCGCCGCGCCGCGCAAGGCGGCAGCTGGCCTGCCTGCTGCGCCGAAATCCGCGCCCGCCAAGTCGTCCCCGGCGGATGACGGCGATTGGGAAACCTTTTAAGAACCCGTTCCGATCCTTGGCGAGGAGTCGTTCGCCGATGGCCCGTGGTGCGGAGCCAAATTGAGAGGGGTTTCAGGTCGCCGCGATAAACGGCTTGTCCGAGCAATCGGGCAGGCCGTTTGTTTTGGCGGCAACGGCGATTCCTTTTGCAAGCCGTGAATTGAGCGGTTTTCCCTCTCGGAATGTTATGATACCGGGCTATTGCGGGCGAATTTGCCTGCCTCCGTCAAACTCTGTGAAATTGTAGATAACGTGCGCTTAAATTCCATTAAATTGTCAGGATTCAAGTCTTTCGTCGATCCGATGAATTTCCAGGTGCCGGGACAGCTGGTGGGCGTGGTGGGTCCCAACGGTTGCGGCAAATCCAACATCATTGACGCCGTGCGCTGGGTGCTGGGTGAATCGAAAGCCTCCGAACTGCGCGGCGAGTCCATGCAGGACGTCATTTTCAACGGCTCCACCAACCGCAAGCCGGCCGGGCGCGCTTCCGTCGAACTGGTGTTCGACAACGCCATGGGCAAGGCTGCGGGCCAATGGGGCCAATACGCCGAAATCGCCGTCAAGCGCACGCTCACGCGCGACGGCACCTCCTCGTACTACATCAACAACCAGGCGGTGCGCCGCCGCGACATCCAGGACATCTTCCTCGGCACCGGCCTCGGCCCGCGCGCTTACGCGATCATCGGCCAGGGCATGATTTCGCGCATCATTGAAGCGCGCCCGGAAGAGCTGCGCATCTTCCTCGAAGAAGCTGCCGGCGTGTCGAAGTACAAAGAACGCCGCCGCGAAACCGAAAACCGCCTGCACGACACGCGCGAGAACCTCACCCGCCTGGAAGACATCCTGCGCGAGCTCAACACCAATCTCGAAAAGCTGGAAGCGCAGGCCGCCGTCGCCAAGAAGTTCAACGAACTCACCAGCGACCAGGAAGAGAAGCAAAAGCTTCTGTGGCTGTTGCGCAAGAACGAAGCCAAGGCCGAGCAGGAAAAATTCTTCCGCGAAATCGAACGCGCGCAAATCGATCTGGAAGAACAGACCGCCAAGCTGCGCCACGTCGAGGCCGAGCTGGAACACATGCGCCAGGCCCATTACGGCGCCGGCGATCGCCTGCATACGGCGCAAGGCCATCTGTACCAGACCAACTCCGAAATCGGCAGCCTGGAAGCGCAGATCAAGTTCGTCATCGAGTCGCGCAACCGGCTGCAATCGCAACTCAATTCGCTCACTGCGCAGCGCGACCAGTGGCAACGCCAGGGCACGCAGCACCAGGACGATTTGGCGGAAGCCGAGATCCAGCTTGAAGAGCAGGGCATGCGCGTCGAGCAGGCGCAGCAAGCTGTGCAGGACGGCAACGACAAGGTGCCGACGCTGGAGCAGGCATGGCGCGAAGCGCAGCTCAAGACGACCGAATCGCGCGGCAAGATCATGCAGATCCAGCAGCAGATCGAACTGGAGTCGGCGCATCAACGCAATGCCTCCAACATCCTGTCCGGCCTGGCGGTGCGCCGGGAACGCCTGGCGCAGGAAAAGAGCGGCCTGAACATGCCCGACGACGCGCACTTGTCCAACCTCAAGTTGCAGCTGGAAGAAAAGCAAGCCGCGCTGGAAGAAGCATCCATGTACCTCGAAGAGGCGCAGGAACAGCAGCCGAAGCTGGAAGAAGAACGCCGCACCGCGCAGGAACTGGTCAGCAAGGAAACCTCCGACCTGGCGCAGCTGGAAGCGCGCCAGTCGGCCCTCAAGCAATTGCAGGAAAGCGTGCAGACCCAGGGCAAGGTACAGCCGTGGCTGGAAAAGCATGAATTGGCCAACCTGCCGCGCCTGTGGCAGAAGCTGCATATCGACGCCGGTTGGGAAACCTCGCTGGAGTCGGTGTTGCGCGAGCGCATGTCGGCGCTGGAAGTGTCGAACCTCGACTGGGCCAAGGCCTTCTTCAACGATGCGCCGCCGGCCAAGCTGGCGCTGTTCGCGCCGAACCCGGCAGCCGCTCCCGCCGAGCCGGCACCGAACGGACTCAAGCCATTCATCAATCTGCTGCAACTCAACGATCCGGGTTTGCGCTCACTGATGCAGGACTGGCTGCACAACGTCTTTATTGCCGACGACACCGCCAGCGCGTTCGTCGATCGCAGCAAGCTGCCGGCCGGCGCTTGCTTCGTGACCAAGCAAGGCCACGTGGTGAGCCAGTCGAGCGTGCGTTTCTATGCTTCCGATTCGGAGCAGGACGGCATGCTGGCGCGCCAGCAGGAAATCGAAAACCTGACCAAGCAGCAGCGCGCCCAATACATGCTGGCTGAAGAAGCCAAATCGCGCGCGGTGCGCGCCGACGCCGCCATGACCGCCGCCACCCAGCGTCTGCAGGAATTGCGCCAGCGCGTCGCCGGCCTGACCCAGGCGGTGCACAGCCTGCAGATCGAAGTGATGAAGCTGTCGGAAGTGCAG is a window of Herbaspirillum hiltneri N3 DNA encoding:
- a CDS encoding ArsC family reductase, producing MSKQVTLYGIPNCDTVKKARTWLDANGVAYTFHDFKKAGLDAGLVKTWLKDIPWDTLINRKGTTWRGLPEERKAGITDNASATALIVELPSIVKRPVLETGSAPTHVGFTADLYQQIFKN
- a CDS encoding methyl-accepting chemotaxis protein translates to MKTLRAKLLLALVVMWIGLLVLAAWSALNTRQNMINEREAGLKRVVETAEGILKSYAAEVAAGKTTLADAQKQALERIAAMRYDNDNYIFVFDSKPVVLMHPTNKSVVGKNVGDRKDSDGKLYYVEMVKVGKAQQRGYVNYMGRLPGADDTNRTQKVSYLIYYQPWDWLLVSGVFLNDVESDFYKNLLKLAGILIVIGVAVSAMMLAIIRNITRSLGGEPAYAVGVASRIASGDLTMAIKTRAGDKTSLLYEMSVMRERLSSVIGGIRTGTDSIDTGAKEIAAGNMDLSSRTEQQAASLEETASSMEELTSTVKQNADNARQAGQLANTASDIARRGGDVVGQVVDTMQGITESSRKIADIIGVIDGIAFQTNILALNAAVEAARAGEQGRGFAVVASEVRSLAQRSAQAAKEIKHLIDDSVTRVDSGSELVQRAGQTMGEVVDAVQRVTDIMGEISSATEEQSSGIGQINLAITQMDQATQQNAALVEQAAAAAGSLEEQARRLKDAVAFFQAESVAATAVAAAPVVRAAAPASAPRVAPKAPAAAPRKAAAGLPAAPKSAPAKSSPADDGDWETF
- the dapE gene encoding succinyl-diaminopimelate desuccinylase, with the protein product MSKTLALTQELIALSSVTPEDKGCQARLAELLAPLGFVCETIQSGDVTNLWARKGTAQPLLAFAGHTDVVPTGPADKWQSPPFVPTQRDGKLFGRGASDMKTSIAAMVVAVEEFVVAHPDHKGSIGFLITSDEEGPATDGTVIVCNQLKARGEQLDYCIVGEPTSAKQLGDMIKNGRRGTMSGKLTVKGIQGHIAYPQLAKNPIHLAAPALAELVAEKWDAGNEYYLPTSWQMSNIHGGTGASNVIPGDVVIDFNFRFSTASTVEGLQQRVHAILDKHGFDYDLKWTVGGLPFLTPRGNLSDALSLAIKAETGIDTELSTTGGTSDGRFIAQICPQVIEFGPPNDSIHKIDEYIEVRYIDPLKNIYRRTMENLLL
- the prmB gene encoding 50S ribosomal protein L3 N(5)-glutamine methyltransferase produces the protein MTPNNFATVRDILRYAITSFNTEKLFFGHGTNNAFDEAAYLILHTLKLPLDQLEPFLDARLLQGEIDNLLRVIMRRTEDRVPAAYITNEAWLGGYRFFVDERVIVPRSFIAELIPEHFSPWVQDPAQVENILDLCTGSGCLPILMADAFPQARVEAVDISPEALQVARRNVDDYDLGDRINLVESDLYAKLPARKYDLIISNPPYVNSDSMSKLPQEYLQEPQIALAGGKDGMDLVRKIVKGAAQRLTPNGVLIVEIGNERAYAEAAFPDLELTWVTTSAGDDMVFLLTADQLQHLA
- the dapC gene encoding succinyldiaminopimelate transaminase; this translates as MNPLLDKLQPYPFEKLKNLFSDVTPNPDYRHISLGIGEPKHPTPAFIKQALTDNLAGLATYPTTIGSEALRSAIAGWLERRYGLPKIDPATQVLPVNGSREALFSLTQTVVDPSQKDALVICPNPFYQIYEGSAYLSGAQPYFVNSDPARNFAPDFSQVPADVWPRVKLLFLCSPGNPTGAVLSLDDWKKLFELSDRYGFVIASDECYSEIYFKEEAPLGGLEAAHKLGRGYDRLIAFSSLSKRSNVPGMRSGFVAGDAAILKKFLLYRTYHGGAMSPSIQNASIAAWNDETHVQENRAKYIKKFSQVTPLLQEVLDVSLPDAGFYLWAKVDKLASITDTEYAKRLYAEYNVTVLPGSYLAREADGVNPGQQRIRMALVAEVEECLEAAQRIVAFTRKLAAA
- a CDS encoding ATP-binding cassette domain-containing protein; the protein is MIRFQQVTLARGVKPLLENVDVTLNPGDKIGLIGANGAGKSSLFAMLRGELHADQGNIDYPAKWRVAYVAQETPALERPAVEYAIDGDVALRRLEAQLAAAEAEPESAENGIRIAELYGALADADVYTVRSRAEQLLLGLGFTLEQMERPVASFSGGWRMRLNLAQALMCPSDLLLLDEPTNHLDLDAIIWLEDWLKRYAGTLIIISHDRDFLDGVVNVIVHIDERKLKRYSGNYSAFERQRAAQLELAAGMIEKQMRQRAHLHSFIDRFKAKASKARQAQSRMKALAKMEELAPLRAAAEFSFEFREPLSAPNPLLVMEKVNAGYRSEDPETYETTEKVIVGGIDFSLQTGQRIGLLGVNGAGKSTLIKTIANELSPIAGTAQFGKGLVIGYFAQHQVEMLRHDESPLWHLARIAPDVREQELRNFLGSFNFNGNMASSSIAPFSGGEKARLALALIVWQRPNLLLLDEPTNHLDLETREALTMALAQFEGTLVLVSHDRHLLRATTDQFLIVADGKLQPFDGDLDDYRDWLFKTKLAAKNSATEAAQAAAAKPKAEPKVERKAAEPVVAAAPAGDRREQKRLDAGERQRLAGLKKPIESRIKRLEEQIAKCNEKKTAIDARLAAPDIYDAANKEELKKLIADQAYCSKELEQLEEDWLGQQEALEQLVA
- the smc gene encoding chromosome segregation protein SMC, which codes for MRLNSIKLSGFKSFVDPMNFQVPGQLVGVVGPNGCGKSNIIDAVRWVLGESKASELRGESMQDVIFNGSTNRKPAGRASVELVFDNAMGKAAGQWGQYAEIAVKRTLTRDGTSSYYINNQAVRRRDIQDIFLGTGLGPRAYAIIGQGMISRIIEARPEELRIFLEEAAGVSKYKERRRETENRLHDTRENLTRLEDILRELNTNLEKLEAQAAVAKKFNELTSDQEEKQKLLWLLRKNEAKAEQEKFFREIERAQIDLEEQTAKLRHVEAELEHMRQAHYGAGDRLHTAQGHLYQTNSEIGSLEAQIKFVIESRNRLQSQLNSLTAQRDQWQRQGTQHQDDLAEAEIQLEEQGMRVEQAQQAVQDGNDKVPTLEQAWREAQLKTTESRGKIMQIQQQIELESAHQRNASNILSGLAVRRERLAQEKSGLNMPDDAHLSNLKLQLEEKQAALEEASMYLEEAQEQQPKLEEERRTAQELVSKETSDLAQLEARQSALKQLQESVQTQGKVQPWLEKHELANLPRLWQKLHIDAGWETSLESVLRERMSALEVSNLDWAKAFFNDAPPAKLALFAPNPAAAPAEPAPNGLKPFINLLQLNDPGLRSLMQDWLHNVFIADDTASAFVDRSKLPAGACFVTKQGHVVSQSSVRFYASDSEQDGMLARQQEIENLTKQQRAQYMLAEEAKSRAVRADAAMTAATQRLQELRQRVAGLTQAVHSLQIEVMKLSEVQERFNQRSTQIVADLAEIEMQEVEQQQIKAESEAKFEQLDIELAELQESHENGQTDYLSKEQQLNDARQRLRELERAAQEAEFSEKSQRNKIDELKRSIATALEQAAQLFASMQQGSLELESLDDQAAQAGLQSLLDKRTDQERALADARHELDQLSQQLRHHEEARLQAERSLQPQRDRITELQLKEQAARLNQEQFTEALANTQADEAALAEKLTDDMRPSYLQGEVTRLTNAIAALGAVNLAALDELATASERKNFLDAQYVDLNEAITTLQDAIHKIDIETRGLLQDTFDKVNGHFAELFPILFGGGQARLTMTGDEILDSGVQVMAQPPGKKNATIHLLSGGEKALTATALVFSMFQLNPAPFCLLDEVDAPLDDANTERFCNMVKRMSSNTQFLFISHNKIAMEMANQLIGVTMQEQGVSRIVAVDMEAAANFTSEVQAA
- the dapD gene encoding 2,3,4,5-tetrahydropyridine-2,6-dicarboxylate N-succinyltransferase; its protein translation is MTQSIQQIIDQAWEDRASLSPKTAPADIRNAVAEVIAGLNEGTLRVADRQSVGQWQVNQWVKKAILLSFRLEDNVPVGSGIPGYPQFYDKVPTKFANYTAEDFAKGGFRVVPPAVARHGSFIGKNVVLMPSYVNIGAYVDEGAMVDTWATVGSAAQIGKNVHLSGGVGIGGVLEPVQAGPVIIEDNCFIGARSEVVEGVIIEENSVLSMGVYIGQSTKIYDRETGEVHYGRVPAGSVVVPGNLPSKDGKYSLYAAIIVKKVDAQTRSKTSINELLRGA